From Streptomyces sp. NBC_01460, a single genomic window includes:
- a CDS encoding alpha/beta fold hydrolase: MLNRRTFSKAMGLGTGTAAASLAGMQGASAVSSTAPRGKGATPATPEANRGAHTSFSNLKQVRAGLLDVGYAETGPQHGPVVICLHGWPYDIHSYVDVAPLLADQGHRVIVPYLRGHGTTRFLSGRTFRNAQQSAIALDIIALMDSLKIDRAVLAGFDWGSRTADIIAALWPGRVTALVSVSGYLITDVEAQQNPLPPAAERTWWYQYYFATERGRRAMESASGRHDLCRLVWDTVSPTWDFDDATFERTAAAFENPDHADIVIHNYRWRLGLADGESRYDQYEEKLRARPTIHTPTITLDAERDPFTPPGNGSSYRDRFTGPYDHRTLAGIGHNLPQEAPEAFARAVVDATHL; this comes from the coding sequence ATGCTCAACAGACGCACCTTCAGCAAGGCCATGGGGCTCGGCACAGGCACGGCAGCGGCGTCACTGGCCGGCATGCAGGGCGCGTCGGCCGTCTCCAGCACGGCACCCCGGGGGAAGGGCGCGACCCCGGCCACTCCCGAGGCCAACCGCGGTGCCCACACCTCCTTCAGCAACCTGAAGCAGGTACGAGCCGGTCTCCTCGACGTCGGCTATGCCGAGACCGGCCCGCAGCACGGCCCCGTGGTCATCTGCCTGCACGGATGGCCCTACGACATCCATAGCTACGTGGACGTCGCGCCCCTCCTCGCCGACCAGGGGCACCGCGTCATCGTCCCCTACCTCCGCGGCCACGGCACGACCCGCTTCCTCAGCGGCAGGACCTTCCGCAACGCCCAGCAGTCCGCGATCGCCCTCGACATCATCGCCCTCATGGACAGCCTCAAGATCGACAGAGCCGTCCTCGCCGGCTTCGACTGGGGCTCCCGTACGGCCGACATCATCGCCGCCCTGTGGCCCGGACGGGTGACGGCACTGGTCTCGGTCAGCGGATACCTCATCACCGACGTCGAGGCGCAGCAGAATCCTCTGCCGCCGGCCGCAGAACGCACCTGGTGGTACCAGTACTACTTCGCGACCGAACGCGGTCGCCGCGCCATGGAGAGCGCGTCCGGCCGGCACGACCTCTGTCGTCTGGTCTGGGACACGGTCTCCCCCACCTGGGACTTCGACGACGCCACCTTCGAACGCACCGCCGCCGCCTTCGAGAACCCCGACCATGCCGACATCGTCATCCACAACTACCGCTGGCGCCTCGGACTCGCCGACGGTGAAAGCCGGTACGACCAGTACGAGGAGAAGTTGCGGGCCCGGCCCACCATCCACACCCCCACCATCACCCTCGACGCCGAGCGCGACCCCTTCACCCCGCCCGGCAACGGCAGCTCCTACCGCGACCGGTTCACCGGGCCGTACGATCACCGGACGCTCGCCGGCATCGGCCACAACCTGCCCCAGGAAGCACCCGAGGCCTTCGCCCGAGCAGTCGTCGACGCCACACACCTCTGA
- a CDS encoding CGNR zinc finger domain-containing protein, giving the protein MNLDHVFVCGNPALDFAATLRARHTRRFDMFANPDRLDAWYLESGVVDAITPGEESDVKQATAVREAVYQLVTARRLEEEFDAAALRLVNDAARAPAAVPQLTSSGRWTDATPGEALSTVARLAVELLSGPDVPLLKECGNPECTRVYIDRSRGMRRQWCGMDSCGNKIKAAAYRARKKSTAAGTPLS; this is encoded by the coding sequence GTGAATCTCGACCATGTCTTCGTATGCGGGAATCCAGCACTCGACTTCGCCGCGACCCTGCGTGCCCGGCACACCAGGCGATTCGACATGTTCGCGAACCCGGACCGGCTGGACGCCTGGTATCTGGAGTCCGGTGTCGTCGACGCGATCACGCCGGGCGAGGAGTCCGACGTGAAGCAGGCGACAGCCGTCCGCGAGGCCGTATATCAACTGGTCACCGCACGCAGGCTCGAGGAGGAGTTCGACGCTGCCGCCCTGCGTCTCGTGAACGACGCGGCGCGTGCGCCGGCCGCGGTGCCGCAGCTCACCTCCTCGGGGCGCTGGACCGACGCGACGCCGGGGGAGGCCCTGTCCACCGTCGCGCGACTGGCCGTCGAGCTGCTGAGCGGACCCGACGTGCCACTGCTAAAGGAGTGTGGCAACCCGGAGTGCACCCGTGTCTACATCGACCGCTCCAGGGGCATGCGCAGGCAGTGGTGCGGCATGGACTCGTGCGGCAACAAGATCAAGGCTGCGGCCTACCGCGCCCGCAAGAAGAGCACGGCTGCCGGTACGCCACTCTCCTGA
- a CDS encoding NUDIX hydrolase family protein, with translation MSDMTETTPGWLTTDELDMARARMPVLYVEAVPVRVDESGDVTSIGLLLRIGSGGNISRALVSGRVLHHERVRDALLRHLEKDLGPVALPRVPASLQPFTVAEYFPTTGVTPFHDPRQHAVSLAYVVPVTGDCRPRQDALDLVWFSPEEAASHAVQDEMPGGHGVLLKQALAHMGHAY, from the coding sequence ATGTCTGACATGACGGAAACCACGCCCGGCTGGCTCACCACGGACGAACTGGACATGGCCAGGGCCCGGATGCCCGTCCTGTACGTCGAGGCCGTCCCCGTACGGGTGGACGAGAGCGGCGACGTCACCAGCATCGGGCTGCTCCTCCGGATCGGCTCCGGCGGAAACATCAGCCGTGCCCTCGTGTCCGGTCGCGTCCTGCACCACGAGCGAGTCCGTGACGCCCTGCTGCGCCATCTGGAGAAGGATCTCGGCCCGGTGGCACTGCCGCGCGTCCCGGCCTCTCTGCAGCCCTTCACCGTTGCCGAATACTTCCCCACCACGGGCGTCACCCCGTTCCACGATCCGCGCCAGCACGCGGTGTCCCTCGCCTACGTCGTGCCGGTGACCGGCGACTGCCGCCCGCGGCAGGATGCGCTGGACCTGGTCTGGTTCAGCCCGGAGGAGGCAGCCTCACACGCCGTGCAGGACGAGATGCCGGGCGGCCACGGAGTGCTCCTCAAGCAGGCCCTGGCCCATATGGGACACGCCTACTGA
- a CDS encoding winged helix-turn-helix domain-containing protein: MDFTSQELARLRVASGVDPLWETALSLHLLQNRQAPLAFGAWRAEVGAALRRSGLVPVTRALTRLCPDGSYFPDFLTPGRGDTDLETGLDRLLSTPRRRLRAEIIRLHAHTAGPVPAGLRTLADGRPEALHRLGTALRAYHQVAVEPYLTAMRAQAAADRTVRAQAVLSHGAEGLLTGYDQLPGWRYREGRLRAPYPVERELSLRGRTLTLVPGFFCVRAPLALVDEELPPVLVHPLSPAPGWLERDRTKGHAPVAQLIGATRAELLRMLDRPMTTMDIAAALRLAPSTASRHATVLREAGLLLSQRQGVRVLHHRTGLGRAVLEGASQ; encoded by the coding sequence GTGGACTTCACGAGCCAGGAACTGGCCCGCTTACGCGTCGCGTCCGGCGTGGACCCGCTCTGGGAGACCGCCCTGAGCCTGCACCTCCTCCAGAACCGCCAGGCGCCCCTCGCCTTCGGCGCGTGGCGCGCGGAAGTGGGCGCGGCCCTGCGGCGATCCGGCCTCGTCCCCGTGACACGCGCACTGACGCGACTCTGCCCCGACGGCTCCTACTTCCCCGACTTCCTGACACCCGGCCGCGGGGACACGGATCTGGAGACCGGGCTCGACCGGCTGCTCTCCACACCGAGGCGCCGCCTCCGCGCCGAGATCATCCGGCTCCACGCCCACACGGCGGGCCCCGTCCCGGCCGGGCTGCGCACGCTCGCCGACGGACGCCCCGAAGCGCTGCACCGCCTGGGCACAGCCCTCCGCGCCTACCACCAGGTCGCCGTCGAGCCCTACCTCACCGCGATGCGCGCACAGGCGGCAGCCGACCGGACCGTACGCGCCCAGGCCGTCCTCAGCCACGGTGCGGAGGGCCTGCTCACCGGGTACGACCAACTGCCGGGGTGGCGGTACCGGGAGGGGAGGCTGCGCGCCCCGTATCCCGTCGAACGTGAACTGAGCCTGCGGGGCAGGACGCTGACACTCGTCCCCGGATTCTTCTGTGTACGCGCCCCTCTCGCCCTCGTGGACGAGGAACTGCCACCCGTCCTCGTCCACCCCCTCTCGCCCGCGCCCGGCTGGCTCGAACGCGACCGCACCAAAGGCCACGCCCCGGTGGCGCAGCTCATCGGTGCCACCCGTGCCGAACTGCTCCGGATGCTGGACCGCCCGATGACCACGATGGACATCGCCGCGGCGCTGCGCCTCGCGCCGTCGACGGCCAGTCGGCACGCCACCGTGCTCCGCGAGGCGGGACTGCTGCTCTCGCAGCGTCAGGGCGTGCGGGTGCTCCACCACCGGACGGGGCTGGGCCGGGCCGTGCTGGAGGGGGCTTCGCAGTGA
- a CDS encoding M23 family metallopeptidase, with amino-acid sequence MRFLRRLPALFVVALMALTGLSAVPAQAGETGATAAPVFKAPYPCGQRWTYSHHSAEVRRALDFVRADGGTTAGTPVLASAAGTATRYSQPSGAGNYIAIDHGGGWKTYYFHLSAYSVPSGASVAQGQQIGVTGSTGNSSGAHIHYEQLLNGVGQNIVINGAGLSYPGSYNQAYLTSDNGCGGSGVPFNTWGSGVNVRADARVSAPVVTTLAGPTAVRVLCQKQGDTVNAEGYSNNWWSKLRDQNGFISNIYIDHPAAQLPGVPLC; translated from the coding sequence GTGAGGTTCCTCAGACGTCTTCCCGCCCTGTTCGTGGTGGCCCTGATGGCCCTGACCGGACTCTCGGCCGTCCCGGCGCAAGCCGGGGAGACCGGTGCGACGGCGGCGCCGGTCTTCAAGGCGCCCTACCCCTGCGGTCAGCGATGGACGTACAGCCACCACTCTGCCGAGGTGCGCCGCGCGCTCGACTTCGTACGCGCCGACGGTGGTACGACGGCGGGCACTCCGGTGCTCGCCTCGGCAGCCGGCACGGCGACCCGGTACTCGCAGCCGAGCGGGGCCGGCAACTACATAGCCATCGACCACGGCGGCGGCTGGAAGACGTACTACTTCCACCTCTCCGCGTACTCCGTGCCGAGCGGCGCGTCCGTGGCCCAGGGGCAGCAGATCGGTGTGACCGGCAGTACCGGCAACTCGTCCGGAGCCCACATCCACTACGAGCAACTGCTCAACGGGGTGGGCCAGAACATCGTCATCAACGGCGCCGGCCTGTCCTACCCCGGCAGCTACAACCAGGCGTACCTGACCAGTGACAACGGCTGCGGCGGCAGCGGCGTCCCGTTCAACACGTGGGGCAGCGGGGTGAACGTCCGTGCCGACGCCCGCGTCAGCGCCCCCGTCGTCACCACCCTCGCCGGTCCGACGGCCGTGCGGGTGCTGTGCCAGAAGCAGGGCGACACGGTCAACGCCGAGGGATACAGCAACAACTGGTGGAGCAAGCTGCGCGACCAGAACGGCTTCATCAGCAACATCTACATCGATCACCCCGCCGCGCAGTTGCCCGGCGTACCGCTCTGCTGA
- a CDS encoding RidA family protein, which translates to MARAVTLIRSASLSGVAEYAYAATAPAESRLIFLAGACPLNEDGSTAAVGDYAGQAAKAVENMRIALADAGATLQDVISTRVLVASARQEDLGTAWKVVRDSFADHDVPSTLMGVTVLGYTDQLVEIEAVAAVLD; encoded by the coding sequence GTGGCTCGTGCCGTCACCCTGATCCGTTCCGCCTCCCTGTCCGGGGTCGCCGAGTACGCCTACGCGGCGACGGCGCCCGCCGAGTCACGCCTCATCTTCCTCGCCGGGGCGTGCCCGCTGAACGAGGACGGCTCCACGGCGGCGGTCGGGGACTACGCCGGCCAGGCGGCGAAGGCGGTCGAGAACATGCGCATCGCTCTCGCCGACGCCGGCGCGACGCTCCAGGACGTCATCAGCACACGGGTTCTCGTCGCCTCGGCGCGCCAGGAGGACCTGGGGACGGCCTGGAAGGTGGTCCGGGACTCGTTCGCCGACCACGACGTGCCCAGCACCCTGATGGGCGTCACCGTGCTCGGCTACACGGACCAGCTCGTCGAGATCGAGGCTGTCGCCGCGGTGCTCGACTGA
- a CDS encoding CBM35 domain-containing protein, with protein MGRQVSARGGLRLTALLASAALAVSLSGPAAGRSPGPTRAAAEEPEVITVDTGQQSGSLKKAGLGTLFGVTTTPDTPATLADGSQVLLSQHQSLDGDTSYPSSTEAVAGRLRGTGVKMVARYNDLMGGWPYVWKGVEDWMGKVDSATRSIQKYKDVLHSVAPLNEPDNKLGPRADSPFMTDPRVQGATYDAKVNWLWTETVRRIRATDPTVKVMGPNYEHYNPWESADRQPRMRAFLVNAKNTGTLPDIIGWHSLGPSPGDVPETLTRYYRPLERELGISPRPVMIEEYGPGNGEFEGVPGTMIKHWAEFARYGVDSAAMGIYTNPGLLGNTLRRTADGLRPNGGWYAMNWFREMRGTQIAVSRWDTRHYQAADGVASWDPDARTVTVLAGGDDGDIDVRLLGLAARGLGPQVRVSVDYALWTTDPLATDKRPDRAGDPQSAPYNMYDKVLTLDAGGHLTVPIRRMERLNGYRITVRPASSPTARPGKYEAEDARGTGVVTHLGSDTAQASGRGYVGGIDRADSSVAFTVEAAKAGIHTMTVRYANGTTGPASHTVTVGSERQGEVEYEATGGWANTTMRTSTARVALSAGSNTITLSKGLGHAELDYIDVRPDTHRYEAENAAVTDAATRHYRWNEFPDFVGGIDRPTSAVEFTVDAPRDGSYLLDVGYANGLAGVADHTVTVGGVDAGRISYPSTGEWLGTARQDAVAKTATARVTLRGGTNRIRLTKGQGYAEIDWAALRPG; from the coding sequence GTGGGACGTCAGGTGAGCGCCCGCGGCGGACTGCGGCTGACCGCATTGCTCGCCTCGGCGGCGCTCGCGGTGTCCCTCTCCGGCCCGGCGGCCGGCAGGAGCCCCGGCCCCACGCGGGCGGCTGCGGAGGAGCCGGAGGTCATCACCGTGGACACCGGGCAGCAGTCCGGCTCCCTGAAGAAGGCCGGGCTCGGCACTCTCTTCGGTGTCACGACCACCCCGGACACTCCCGCCACGCTCGCCGACGGGTCGCAGGTGCTGCTCTCCCAGCACCAGAGCCTGGACGGCGACACCTCCTATCCGAGCTCCACCGAGGCCGTGGCCGGCAGGCTGCGCGGCACGGGGGTGAAGATGGTCGCCCGTTACAACGACCTCATGGGCGGCTGGCCCTACGTCTGGAAGGGCGTCGAGGACTGGATGGGCAAGGTCGACAGCGCGACCCGCTCCATCCAGAAGTACAAGGACGTGCTCCACTCCGTCGCACCGCTCAACGAACCGGACAACAAGCTGGGCCCGCGGGCGGACAGCCCGTTCATGACGGACCCGAGGGTCCAGGGTGCCACGTACGACGCCAAGGTCAACTGGCTCTGGACCGAGACCGTGCGACGCATCCGCGCCACCGACCCCACGGTGAAGGTCATGGGCCCCAACTACGAGCACTACAACCCCTGGGAGTCCGCCGACCGCCAGCCCCGGATGCGGGCCTTCCTCGTCAACGCGAAGAACACCGGGACCCTCCCGGACATCATCGGCTGGCACAGCCTGGGGCCCAGCCCGGGAGATGTACCCGAGACACTGACCCGCTACTACCGGCCCCTGGAGAGGGAGCTCGGCATCTCGCCCCGCCCTGTGATGATCGAGGAGTACGGCCCGGGCAACGGCGAGTTCGAAGGTGTGCCCGGCACGATGATCAAACACTGGGCGGAGTTCGCGCGCTACGGGGTCGACTCCGCGGCCATGGGCATCTACACCAACCCCGGTCTCCTCGGGAACACCCTGCGCCGCACGGCGGACGGCCTGCGGCCCAACGGCGGCTGGTACGCCATGAACTGGTTCCGTGAGATGCGCGGGACCCAGATCGCCGTCAGCCGCTGGGACACCCGCCACTACCAGGCGGCCGACGGTGTCGCTTCCTGGGACCCCGACGCGCGGACGGTGACAGTCCTGGCGGGCGGCGACGACGGGGACATCGACGTGAGGCTGCTCGGGCTGGCCGCCCGGGGCCTGGGGCCACAGGTCAGGGTCAGCGTGGACTACGCCCTGTGGACCACCGACCCGCTGGCCACCGACAAGAGGCCGGACCGCGCCGGAGACCCCCAGAGCGCCCCGTACAACATGTACGACAAGGTGCTCACCCTGGATGCCGGCGGTCACCTGACCGTCCCGATCCGCCGGATGGAACGGCTCAACGGGTACCGGATCACGGTGCGGCCCGCGTCCTCGCCAACCGCCCGCCCCGGCAAGTACGAGGCCGAGGACGCGCGGGGCACCGGCGTCGTGACCCATCTGGGCAGCGACACGGCGCAGGCGTCGGGGCGCGGCTACGTCGGCGGGATCGATCGCGCGGACAGCTCCGTCGCCTTCACCGTGGAGGCGGCGAAGGCGGGGATCCACACGATGACCGTGCGCTACGCCAACGGCACCACAGGACCGGCGAGTCACACCGTCACCGTCGGGAGCGAGCGGCAGGGGGAGGTGGAGTACGAGGCCACCGGCGGCTGGGCGAACACCACGATGCGTACGTCGACCGCACGCGTGGCACTGTCGGCGGGCAGCAACACGATCACCCTCTCCAAAGGCCTCGGCCACGCGGAGCTGGACTACATCGACGTCCGCCCGGACACCCACCGCTACGAGGCCGAGAACGCCGCGGTGACGGACGCGGCCACCCGGCACTACCGGTGGAACGAGTTCCCCGACTTCGTAGGAGGCATCGACCGTCCGACGAGCGCGGTGGAGTTCACGGTCGACGCGCCCCGCGACGGCAGCTATCTGCTGGACGTCGGATACGCCAACGGCCTGGCGGGCGTGGCCGACCACACCGTCACCGTGGGCGGCGTGGACGCGGGCCGGATCAGCTACCCCTCCACAGGGGAGTGGCTCGGGACGGCCCGGCAGGACGCCGTGGCGAAGACCGCCACGGCGCGCGTCACCCTGCGCGGGGGCACGAACCGGATCCGGCTGACCAAGGGTCAGGGATACGCCGAGATCGACTGGGCCGCCCTGCGGCCGGGCTGA